A genomic window from Macaca mulatta isolate MMU2019108-1 chromosome 19, T2T-MMU8v2.0, whole genome shotgun sequence includes:
- the SDHAF1 gene encoding succinate dehydrogenase assembly factor 1, mitochondrial produces MSRHSRLQRQVLSLYRDLLRAGRGKPGAEARVRAEFRQHAGLPRSDVLRIEYLYRRGRRQLQLLRSGHATAMGAFVRPRAPTEEPGGVGSQPDDGDGPRNPHDSTGAPETRPDGR; encoded by the coding sequence ATGAGCCGGCACAGCCGGCTGCAGCGGCAGGTTCTGAGCCTGTACCGCGATCTGCTGCGTGCCGGACGCGGGAAACCGGGCGCCGAGGCGCGAGTGCGGGCCGAGTTCCGGCAGCACGCGGGCCTGCCGCGCTCCGACGTGCTGCGCATCGAGTACCTGTACCGCCGCGGGCGGCGCCAGCTGCAGCTGCTACGCTCAGGCCACGCCACCGCCATGGGCGCCTTCGTACGCCCGCGGGCCCCGACCGAGGAGCCTGGCGGCGTGGGTTCCCAGCCTGACGACGGCGACGGTCCAAGGAACCCCCACGACAGCACGGGGGCACCGGAGACCCGGCCCGACGGACGGTGA